The Persephonella atlantica region AAAAAGGAGGAAAGATTATTGTATCTGCCCACATAGGCAACTGGGAGCTTGGAGGGGCTGGAATATCAAGAAAGTATGGTAAAATTGTCAGCCTTGCATACAGGCTAAAAAACAAAAAGTTAAACAGTCTCATAACACAGATAAGAGAATCTTCAGGAATGAAAATAATATTCCACGATCAGCCATTGAAGGATTTTTTGAAAGCCTTAAGGGAAGGAATGACTATTGTTTTCTTAGTTGACCAGAATGCTCTCAGACACAGAGGAGTATTTGTTGATTTTTTTTCTCTTCCAGCTTCAACAGTGTCTTTCCCTGCAAAACTTTCAGCAAAATATGGGTATCCAATAATATTTTCCTATCAGTACTACGACTTTAAAACCAGAATATATAAGGGAGTTGTAAAAAATCTTGAAATCCCAGACAGAAAAGATGTTAAAAGTATCGTTCAGAGCTATACGAAAGAGGTTGAAATAGCTGTCAGAAAACATCCAGAGCAGTATTTTTGGGTTCACAAACGATGGAAAACAAGACCAGAAGGAGAACCTGAAAATTTATATACCTGAGCAGTTTTCAGATAAAAAGGAAGTTTTTACTAATTTTTCCACAGTATCTACTTTAATTTCCTTTTCTGAAGTCAAAACCATAAAAAAGCTTTCACAATCAATAACAGATATGTATCCGTTTATTCCTTTTATACACACGTAATCTCCTCCAAAGTTGTTAGATATAGAAACAAGAACAGTTATAAGGTCTGATACTCTCTTTGCTGTGTCAAGTTCTAACTTGTAAGAAATAATTAACTCCCCTTCTTCATCAAAAAATGCTGCCCCATCACAATTACAGGCAGACAGGACAGCTTTTAGTTCCTTTAGTGATAACATCACCATCCCCCCTTTTTAATAACTCATTATTAATATTTGCATACTATTACTGTAATGTCAATTCAGTGTAAATATTCAGTCAGTATCTCTGGTATAATTATTCAAAAAAAACAATAAGAGGAGAAGATGAGAAGAGAAAACTCAATAAAACTTTTCAAAGAAGCCCAAAAATATCTCGTAGGTGGTGTTAATTCCCCTGTAAGAGCATTCAAATCTATCGGTATGGAACCACTCTTTATACAGAAAGGCAAAGGCAGTAGAGTTTGGGATGTTGACGGTAATGAGTACATAGATTATGTTCTGTCATGGGGACCTCTGATTTTAGGACATGCTCACGACCAGATTATAAATGCAATAAAACAGATATCAAATTACGGAACAAGCTTTGGAGCTCCAACAGAGATAGAGATAGAGATGGCAAAAGCTGTTATTGATGCTGTTCCATCTGTAGAGATGGTTAGATTTGTAAACTCAGGGACAGAAGCCACAATGTCAGCAATAAGACTGGCAAGGGGATATACAGGGAAGAAAAAGATTATCAAGTTTGATGGGTGTTATCATGGGCATGGAGACTCTCTTTTGGTTTCTGCAGGTTCTGGAGTTGCAACACTTGGCATACCCGGAACACCGGGAATTCCTGAAGAGTTAGCCCAGCTTACAATTGTTCTGCCGTACAACGACATTGATGCGGTGGAAGAAGCATTCAAAAAGCACGGAGATGACATAGCCTGTGTAATAATAGAGCCTGTTGCTGGTAATATGGGGGTTGTTGCCCCATCTGAAGAGTATCACCAGAGATTGAGAGAGATAACAGAAGAATACGGAGCTCTACTTATATGGGATGAGGTTATGACAGGTTTCAGGCTGTCACTGGGAGGTGCTCAGGAACTTTATGGTATACAGCCAGACCTTACAACAATGGGTAAGGTTATAGGGGCAGGCCTGCCTGTTGGGGCATATGGTGGAAAAAAAGAGATAATGATGTATGTTGCACCGGAAGGACCTGTTTATCAGGCTGGGACACTGTCAGGAAACCCTCTTGCTATGGCAGCAGGACTGAAGCAACTTGAGATACTAAAAGATAAAAATCCATATCCAGAGTTAGATGCAAGAGGGGAAAAATTAGAAAAAGGTATGAGAGAGCTGATAGATAAATATGGAATAAAAGCAACAGTTAACAGAGTGGGTTCAATGATAACAATGTTTTTTACAGACAGAGAAGTGAAGAACTTTGATGATGCAAAATCCTCAGACCTTGAACTGTTCAACAAATTCTATAAATTAATGCTGGATAAGGGTATTTACCTTGCACCCTCCCAGTTTGAGGCTTCTTTCCTCAGCACAGCTCACAGTGATGAGGATATAAACAGAACCCTTAACGCTATAGAAGATACTTTTAAACAGCTGTAAGGAGGAAAGATGGAAAAGTCACCGGTTCAGCAGAGGGTTGACAGCTGGATTGAAAGCTGGAATGAGCATAATTTAGATAAAATTATGGAAAACTATGCTGAAACAGCAGAGCTGTTTGACCCAAAGATAAAGGATGTATATCCAGACATTCTGACTTTGGAAGGGAAAGAAAGCATAAAAAACTACTACAATGTAGTCCTGAAAGTGTTTCCTGAGCTTAAAATAAAACCTTTAGGTCTGTGGATTAAAAATCATGTGGCACTACTTGAGTACTACATATACACCTCTGAAGATGCAAAAATAGATGTGATATCAAAGTTTTACCTGAATAAAGAAAACAAAATACAGGGGCATTTTGTTTATTATGGACTGAGTTATAAAGAACTGAAGGAGGAGAAATGACATAGATGAAATGTCCAAACTGTGGCTCTCTTAATGACAAGGTTGTTGATACACGACAGTCAAAAGATGGGACAGTTATCAGAAGAAGAAGGGAATGTTTAGACTGTGGTTTTAGATTTACAACCTACGAGAGATACGAAGAAGAAAAGATAGTGGTCAAAAAGAAGAATGGAACAACAGAGCCTTTTAGCAAAGATAAAATAATCAGAGGCATCAGGCTGGCTTCAAAGAACAGGCCTGTGTCAGAAAGGCAGATGGTTCAGATTGCAGATGAGATAGAAAAGTATCTCCTTGAGGAAGGTAAGCTGGTTGTGGAAAGTACAGAGATAGGAGACCTCGTTCAGGAAAGACTGAAAAAGATTGACACTGTTGCTTACCTGAGATTTAAATCTGTTTACAATGAGTTCAAAGACCTGAAAGATTTTGAAAGGGCATTAAAAGAGATAGAAGAGAGGGAGAAGTAGTCCCTCTACTCATACCTTTCTATGATGCTGTAGATTTCCCTCAGTTTTTTTTCAATCTGTTTTTCTATCTTTTTCTTTTCTTCTTCTGGTAGTTTTCTGTATATGGAAGAGAACTTTTTGTTAATTTCCCTGAAGTTCTCTTTAAAGGGATTCTTTACCCTCTTTTCAGCTTCTTCTCCCAATATCTCCTTTACCTTTGTTTCTACCTCTTTTTTAGACAGATTGTTTCTTACAATCTCTTCAATAAGAGCTTTCATCTTTTCTGGATACTTTCTTAGCTTGTTCACTTCTATGGCGAGACTGTAAGACCAGCCGTGTTTCCTGATGGCTTCCTTTATTTCAGGTGCCACATTTAGTATCTTAAGTCTTTCTATAAACGTTCTGAGATTTGTTCCAGAGAGTTTCTGGAGGGTTTTTTCTATCATCTGTCCTTCTGCTTTCTCTTTTTCTGTCAGACTTTTTATGTTTCCTGATATGTAGTTAAAAATCTTCCTTGCAGTTTTTATCACTTCTTCTTTATCTTTTTTCAGAACAAATGAGAGATACTCAAGCTGTGAAATCAGTTTATCGTAGTCGTTCAGGTCTTCTCTCTGGGCATTTTCTGATATCATCAATGCAAGGGCAGTCTCTTCATCAACATCAAGTATTATGGCTGGTATCTTGTCCCGCTTTAGATACTCAAAAGCTTTTATCCTTATGTATCCTATAATTCTTTCATAATTTCCGTCTGGCAGTTTTCTTACCACTATAGGTTGAGCAAGTCCAAAGGCTTTTATATTTTCTGCAAGCTCAACAACTCTCTGGGGACTTACATAACTTCTGTCGTGGAAGCGGGGATTTTTAATCTTTGAAATTTCTATCTCTTCAGGCTTTACTTCCTGAATAGTCTGCACAGCCTCCTTTACCTTTTTTGAGCTTTTTGTATCTAAAACATCTTCAAATATCCCAATATCCATTTTTTACCTCCTAAACAGTAATTTCAGAATGTATCAGCACTCTTCTAAGTATTTCATCTGTGATGTTCTCAAGTGTCAGCAGTATGTCTCTCTGGGCTTTTTTCTCCTTTTCTATGTATTCTCTTATGGAAACTCTTTTACCTGCTGCCTCAGCCCAGGCTATCCTGTCTTTTATAGGCTCAAAAAACAGCTCCTGTGATGCTACCTTTATAAAGTCATACCTGCTTAAAATGTCAGGGATGGTTTGCTTTAATGAGTTTAAAACATCGTTGTGTTCCTTAAGTCTCGGCTTATATGCAACAGGTATAAATCCCAGTATTGACAGCTCAAGACGGAATGTCATCACTGCCTGAATAACTGTCTGTAGTGTTCCCACTAAACCTGTTGAATCTACAAAGGTCAGTCTTGTTGGAATAAGAATGTAATCGCTTGCTGCTATTGTTCCCACTGTCAGAGCCCCTGAGTCTGCAGGAGAATCTATAAGAACAAAGTCATACTCTTCAGACAGCCCTTTTTTGCCAAACCCTCCTCTCAAAAAGTTGGATAATACCAGTTCTTTGCCCATTCTTCCGCTTTCTGCCTCTTCTCTCAATCCCTGATTGGAAGGAATCAAGTGGAGATTATCATCAATTTCAACCGGTTTTACTTCTTCACCGCTGAATATCCTCCTGATGTCGTGCTCTCCGTCAGCAAATTCTGACAGTCTGTTAAACCCAAAAAGCATCGTTTGAGTTCCCTGTGGGTCGTAATCTACCACTAAGACCCTGTATCCCCTCCTGCACAGTTCGTGGGAAAAGGCATTGGTTAGACTGCTTTTACCTGCTCCTCCCTTTTGATTGACGAGGCCTACGATTTTTCCCATCTTTACACCTCTTAGATTGGTTGTCTTAAAAACTGTTCGGAAGATTTTTGAGTTTCCTTAAACTTAAGACAGAAAACTGTCTTAAAAAAGATGTTCCATTTACAAAAAATGATTATAATTATTATGAAATTTATAAATTTATATCTCAGGAGGGGATTATGAACATAGCCATCATAAGCTTTGATCAGGATCTGGTTACAGGGCTGGCTAAAAAACTGCCGGACTTTCAGGTAAAAGGCTATACAGATAGTCTCAGCCTTCTAAGAGAGATATCATTTTTTGACCCAGAGATTATTATCTACGATGCAACAGGTGGAGACCTTGCTTTTAATGCTCTGGAATTTTTCCTGTCAAGGGAACAGGTGAAGGGTAAAAAGATAAAAGTTCTCATATCAAAGGATAATCCCATTGATGATAAGTCTTTATCCCAATTTTCAAGCCTGGACTTTTATGATAAAGAGACAGAACTGGAAAAACTGGTACAGGACATAAAAGAAACTGAACTGGAAGAAGCTACAGTGGAGTCTTTTGAAGAAAACTACCAGCCACCAACAGATATGGAAGCCCTTTTAGCTACAGAAAATCCCAACCCTGAAACAGAGGAAATAGATCTGTCTATGGAAACGGAAGGTATAGAAGATGTAAATGAGCTGCTTAAAGAAATGGAAAGCATATCTGTAGAAGAAACTGCGCCACCAAAGAAAGAAGAGAAAAAGACAGCAAAAACTGTAAAAGAAGAAACGGTAAATACAGGAGGAACATTAAAGATAACTGTAGAAATATCTCCAGAAGATATCAGAGAAACTGTTCTGAAAACAGCTGTGGAAAAACTGATAGAGGAGATTAAATCCGACATTGACATACAGAAGATAAAGGAAGACCTCCAGAAAGATTTCTTTGACAGACTTGAAAAAGAGCTGAAAGATTCTGCTGAGGAAATAAAAGAAAACATTAAAAATAAGATATTTGAAAGTATAGAAAGCGAGCTAAAGGAAAAGGTAAAAGAAAGTATCAAGGAAGACGTTACGAGAATAACCACAGAGCTTGTTAAAGAGAAGCTCAATCAGGTTTTTGGAAGTAAATAGGCTTTAGAAGGTATGCAAGGGCAGCTATCACAGCTGCTCCTGTTAGCATAAATATGTGAACAAACACAGAAGCAAGTAGAGCTCTTTCCTTATCAATGCCTAAAAGTATCAATACTCCTGCATATCCACCCTCGTATGTTCCAATTCCTGCAATGCCGTGAATCGGCAGTATAGTTGTTACATCTCCAGCTGAAGCTGCAAAAAATGCTCTGACAAATCCAAGGTCAATACCTGCCGGTAAAACAAGATAAAATGAGCTGAATTTTAGGAAAAACGTAAGGACTGAAAGACCGTATAAAACCGTTATATTTCTGAGGCTCAGCTTACTTTTTTTGAACTCTTCTAACTTTTTGTAATTTATAACCGAAGATAGATGTTTTAAAATAACGGCAGAAATAGGCATAACAATAATAAGCAGAAAAGCATAAAGATAAAAGCCTTTTAAAAAAAGCAGTGCCGCCCCAAAAACAGAAAATAAAGATATGGCATCAAATATTCTGACAGTAAAAAAGGTTATGGCACTTTCTGAGAAAGGTATATTTTCTTTTTTTAGCATATAAAAAAATGACAGTTCTCCTGTTCTGAAAGGAAGAAATATGTTAAAAACTGTATTAAATGCAGTTATTCTGAACAGCTTTCTAAAGTCCTTTATGGATAGTGTCAGTTTCCATCTCAGCGTTCTCGTAATGTAAGACAGAAAATAAAGAAAAAAAGCCACAATCACGTTTACTGGATTTATCTGTCTGAAAAACTGGGCGAACTTTTCAAAACCTATGACAGCATAAAACAGATACAGGAATCCTGCTGTTATTCCAATAGATACAGATATCTCAAATAGCTTAACTAACTTTTTCTTCAACAAGTCCCCTGTTGACAGTTTCTAATTTCTGATTTCTGATTATCTCTCTGATAATGTAAGGTCTTTTTCCCTGTGATTCATAATATGTTCTGGTAATCAGCTCAGCAACAATACCTGTTGATATAAGCTGTATCCCAGACAAAAAAAACAGCGTTCCAAAAATAAGCAAAGGTCTGTTTCCAATATCCTGTCCTAAAAAAAGCTTTACTCCTACAAGATAAAGGAGGACTGCTGTTCCAAGTAGCAGTAGAACAGCCCCGGAACCTCCTAAAATTCTGAGGGGTTTTGTCCTGTAATCAAGGAGAAACTTTACAAGTATTAAATCAAGTAGTACCTTAAATGTCCTTGAAATTCCATACTTAGATTTACCGTATATTCTTGGGTGGTGTTTAACAGGAATTTCTGTAACCTTTGCTCCGATAGCTTTTGACAGAGCAGGTAAAAATCTGTGCATCTCCCCATAAAAGTCAAGATTTTTTGCCACTTCCGACCTGTAAGCTTTTAGTGAGCATCCATAATCGTGTAGATGAACACCTGTTACTTTTGATATAAGCCAGTTGGCAATCCTTGAAGGGAGTGTTCTGCTGAGGAATGCATCTTTTCTGTCTTTTCTCCATCCACTGACAATGTCATACCCTTCCTCAATCAGCTCTAAAAGTCGTGGTATATCCTCTGGGTCGTTCTGAAGGTCTCCGTCCATTGTTATTATGATGTCTCCTTTTGCAGTTTCAAAACCTGCAGACATAGCAGCTGTCTGACCAAAATTTTTCCTGAAGTTTACGCCAACTACATGGGGGTCTTTCAGGGAAAACTCCTTTATTATTTCCCACGAACGGTCTGTGGAGCCATCGTTTACAAAGATAATCTCGTAACTTTTCCCAATTTTCTCAAGTACATCTTTCAGTTTTTCATACAGAATAGGAAGATTCTCTTCTTCGTTGTAAATAGGTATAACTACTGATAAATCTACCTTTTCCATCTTTCTCCTTTTACATTCTTATAAATTTAACAATCCCCCTCAGTCCAAGAGGTTTTAGCTTCTTCCTGTAAAATCTTGAAGCTTCCCTATACTCCTTGAAGTATCCTATTATAACAGAATATACGGTGTTTTCGTCTATTGTTTCCTCTTTAAGCTCTGGCGTAAAGCCTTTTGATCTCAATTTCTCAATAATCTCCATAGCTTTGTTTTCATCTGAAAATCTGCCAACAAGCACATAGAAACGAATTTTAGGTTTTATGACAGATTTCTTTTCTTCATTGGTTTTCTTTGCTATCTCTAATCTTTCTGACTGGTTTTTTTCTTCCTCCTTTTTCTCCTGCGGTACTACTTTATTAGGTTGTACTGCAGTTTCTTTCTCTTCTGGGATTTTTTCTATCTTCTGTTCTGTTTTTTCTATTATCTTTCTATCTGTTAAATTCAGTAATCTGTTTATCTTGATCAGGAGCAGATCATCGTCTCTTGCTAATTTTTTTGCTTTCAACAGGTACTCTTTGGCTTTTTCATAATCTCCAAGCTGAATATAGACATCTCCAAGGCCTAAATAGATCTGAGGATTGATAAGGCCCTTCTCTTTTGCCATAAGATAAACAGTAAGGGCATCATCATATCTTTTCTCTTCCAGAAACAGCTCTCCCAGTGATATGTACGCAGGGAGCAGAAAGGAGTTATATGACAGAGCCTTTTTCAGATTTTCTTCGTATAACTTCAGGTTTCCCATCTGCCTGTATATAAGTGCGATGTTATATATTGCCACATCCTTTTTAAGATAATTGGGATTTTCTGCAGCTTTTTTGAAATACCACAACGCTTTTTCATACTGTTTTTCCTTCGCAAGGAGTGTTCCGAGATTTGTGTATGTTTCTGCCCTGTCAGGGTCTTTCTCTATAGCTTTCAGAAACATTTCTTTTGCTTTTTCTACCTCTCCCACATTACTGTATGCAATTCCAAGGGCATTCAATATCTCAGGATTGTTTGGATCTATCTCAGAGGCTCTACTGAGATAGTAAAGTGCCTGAGAGTTGTTTCCAGAGTTCAGGTAAGACAATCCAATCTTATAGTAGTATGTTGCATTCTGTACTGTTTTTTCTTCTGTTTTGTATGGTTTTGGTGCGCAGGAGTAAAGAATAATCAGTGCTGCAGTAAACAAAATCTGAACAAACTTCATCCTTTTTCCTTCCCCCTGACATCAATGTTCAGTTCTTCAATTTTTTTGTGAACTGTATTCCTGTGGATGCCCAAGTACTTTGAAGCCTCAGATATATTACCTTTAGTGTATTCCAAAACTTTTTTTATTACAACTTTTTCAGCTTCCTCAATAATCTTTGTGTATATATGTTTTTTGTTTCGGTTGAACATATCTTCCACTTCCCTTTCTATTCCTTTTCTCCAGTCTTCACTGCTCTGAAATCTGCCTGAAGGAATGGTCAAAAGTTCTGGAGTTATTGGTCTTTCTCTGTAAATGGCTATAAGTTTGTTTACAAGATTTTTCAGTTCTCTTATGTTTCCGGGAAAATCGTAATTTTTCAGCAGTTCCACAGCTTCCTTTGTAAACCCTCCCTTTTTGAGTCCGTGGTTTTTCAGAGCCTGCTTTGTAAAAAGTTCAACAAGCTCTGGTATATCTTCTTTTCTTTCTCTTAAAGGCGGAATATTTATCTCTATCACAGAAAGTCTGTAAAATAAATCTTCCCTGAACTTACCTTCAGCTATCAGTTTAACTAAATTTTTGTTTGTAGCTGCTATCACTCTAACGTTAACTTTTATACTTTTTGTTGAGCCGACAGGGGTCACTTCCATTTCTTGTAAAACTCTGAGGAGTTTTCCCTGTGCTTCTATCGGCAGTTCACTGATTTCATCAAGAAATATTGTTCCTCCATCTGCTGCCTGAAATTTCCCCTGTCTGCTTCTGTCTGCCCCTGTGAAAGCCCCCTTCTCATACCCAAATAGCTCTGCTTCTATTAGACCTGATGGAATTGCCGCACAATTTATGGCAACAAACGGTCTATCTGCTCTGTTGCTGTATCTGTGTATCAGTTTTGCTATAACTTCTTTCCCTGTTCCGCTCTCACCAGTTATGAGGACAGGCTGATTGCTTGCACTGGCTCTTCCTACTATCTTAAATACTTCTTTCATTGAGGGGCTTTTGCCTATGATGTCAACATCTGTCTTTTCTCTTACAGTCTGTGTTGAGAGTATGTTTTCAATCTCTTTTACAACAGAGCGAATTTTGTTTATATCAAATGGCTTTGGTATGTAATCAAAAGCTCCCAGCTTCATTGCTTCTATGAGATAGTTGTACTCGTCATGTCCAGAAATCATGACGACATAGGGTCTGTTTTCTAAAGATATCACAGATTTTAATATTTCTATCCCATCTGAATCTTTGAGTGATATGTCCAAAAACAGTATATCAGGGTTTTCCTCTTTAACTATCTCAACAGCATTTTTACCATCTTCATAGGACTTTACTTCTATCCCTTCTTTTTTCAGTATCTTTTCCATAACCTTTCTTATTGTTCTCTCATCATCAAAAACCAGTGCCTTCATTTTTCACCTCTTTCTGGTATAGGAAGGAGAATCTCAAATGTAGCTTTCCCTATATACCTGAGAATTCCTCCATGTTCTTTTACAATTTTGTATGAAGAGGACAGGCCTATACCCATCCCTCCTTTCTTTCCGGATACAAAAGGAATAAACAGTTTATCAATCATATCTTCAGGAACTCCTTTACCTGAATCTTTAATCCTTACATAAACCTTGTTTCCTTTTGGTGAGTAGATTTTGTCCCAGGATATTCCTGTTGAGATAGTGATTTTTCCTTTTCCTCCTACCGCTTCAATACCGTTCCTTATTATATTAACAAAAACTCTGTGCATATAGTCAGGGTCTATGTAAAGGTCTGGAAGACTGGGGTCATAAACCCTTTCGTACCTTACCTGTTTGTACTGCTTTTCTACTGTTTTGATAGCTTCATCAATCACTTTATGTATGCTGGCATACTTTTTAAACAGTTTTATAGGTTTAGTTATTACAGTTATCTCATTTATCAGGTTTTCTATTCTTTTGACCTCATACAAAATGTCATCTACAAGCTCTATATCCTGTATGTCTTCCTTTAAAAGCTGAGCAGCTCCCTTTATGCCTCCTACAGGACCTTTCATGTCATGAAAAATAGTTGACAGAAGTTTTGATATTGTTATTATAATTCCTTCTTTTTTTGCTGTTTCTTCCATCTCTATGAAACGGGTTATATCCCTGATTAAAAGTGTAAATCCTTCCTCTTCTAATGGGAAAATATCAATCAGGAACTTGCTGTCCTTACTTTCAAAGAATATACCCTTTACTGACATACCTTTTTTGACAAAATTAAGACCCAGTGGATAGTTTATCAGACTTTTGAAACTGTGAGAGCCTATCTGTGATTTAAGTATATAACCTGCCTGATTCATATACAGTGGGTTGCCTGTTTTATCAATAACAACTACCGGATCCTCAATGCTTTCCAAAATTCTCTCATATCTGTCCATTTTTAATGGGCGGGAAACCCCCGCCACTTACTTTATTCCTCCGATTTTATCTCTGTAAATTCCTGTTTAACAGCTTCCTGAACGTTCTGGGATATCTTGTAAGCACAGAAAGAAGGTCCACACATTGAGCAGAACTTGGCAGATTTAAATCCTTCCTGTGGAAGTGTTTCATCATGATACTTTCTTGCTGTTTCCGGGTCTATAGCAAGCTGGAACTGTTTTTCCCAGTCAAACTCATATCTTGCCTTTGACATTGCGTCATCCCATTCTTTTGCTCCCGGTCTGTGTCTTGCAAGGTCTGCTGCATGGGCTGCTATTTTGTAAGCTATAAGTCCCTGTTTTACATCTTCAGGATTTGGCAGACCTAAATGCTCTTTAGGTGTAACATAGCACAGCATAGACGCTCCATACCATCCTGCCATTGCAGCTCCGATTGCTGATGCAATGTGGTCGTATCCAGGAGCTATGTCTGTAACCAGCGGTCCTAAAACATAAAACGGTGCTTCATGGCACAGCTCCATCTCTTTTTTGATGTTCATCTCTATCTGATCCATTGGTACATGACCGGGTCCTTCAATCATAACCTGAACGCCGTGTTTCCAAGCTTTTTTTGTCAGTTCTCCCAATACTTTAAGCTCTGCAAACTG contains the following coding sequences:
- a CDS encoding two-component system sensor histidine kinase NtrB — its product is MAGVSRPLKMDRYERILESIEDPVVVIDKTGNPLYMNQAGYILKSQIGSHSFKSLINYPLGLNFVKKGMSVKGIFFESKDSKFLIDIFPLEEEGFTLLIRDITRFIEMEETAKKEGIIITISKLLSTIFHDMKGPVGGIKGAAQLLKEDIQDIELVDDILYEVKRIENLINEITVITKPIKLFKKYASIHKVIDEAIKTVEKQYKQVRYERVYDPSLPDLYIDPDYMHRVFVNIIRNGIEAVGGKGKITISTGISWDKIYSPKGNKVYVRIKDSGKGVPEDMIDKLFIPFVSGKKGGMGIGLSSSYKIVKEHGGILRYIGKATFEILLPIPERGEK